In one window of Microbacterium natoriense DNA:
- a CDS encoding response regulator transcription factor, whose protein sequence is MRILLADDATLLREALSALLERLGHVIVATASDAPELERSYFALAERPDLVITDVRMPPGGADDGLAAALRIREHAPTQPVLVLSQYVAERYARELLLLPEAAVGYLLKERVNRISDFDRALAVVRDGGTVIDPEVTRQLLRAEVAGPLDALTAREREVLALMADGASNSDIASTLFLSDAAVRKHVGNIFSGLGLSPAAENRRVRAILVFLEARREG, encoded by the coding sequence ATGAGGATTCTCCTCGCGGATGACGCGACTCTGCTGCGCGAAGCACTGTCCGCGCTACTGGAGAGACTCGGGCACGTGATCGTCGCCACGGCGTCCGACGCTCCGGAGCTGGAGCGCAGCTACTTCGCACTCGCCGAGCGGCCGGATCTCGTCATCACCGATGTGCGGATGCCGCCGGGAGGCGCCGACGACGGTCTCGCAGCGGCGCTGCGGATCCGTGAGCACGCGCCCACTCAGCCGGTGCTCGTCCTGTCGCAGTATGTCGCCGAGCGCTATGCGCGCGAACTGCTCCTCCTGCCGGAGGCGGCCGTCGGATATCTGCTGAAGGAGAGAGTCAACCGGATCAGCGACTTCGATCGGGCGCTCGCCGTGGTGCGCGACGGCGGAACGGTCATCGACCCGGAGGTGACCAGGCAGCTGTTGAGGGCAGAGGTCGCCGGCCCACTGGACGCGCTCACCGCGCGCGAACGGGAGGTCCTCGCGCTGATGGCCGACGGCGCTTCGAACAGCGACATCGCCTCCACGCTCTTCCTCAGCGACGCCGCCGTGCGCAAGCACGTGGGCAACATCTTCAGCGGGCTCGGACTCAGCCCCGCAGCTGAGAACCGCAGGGTGCGCGCGATCCTCGTGTTCCTGGAGGCTCGCCGGGAGGGTTGA
- a CDS encoding acetylornithine transaminase: MSNWQDDAASHLVLNAGPRLAMLTRGEGSYVWDADGNRLLDFLAGIAVTSLGHAHPVFVEAVSRQAATLAHVSNYFATPPQLALAARLKRLAGAGIDGRVFFSNSGAEANEAAFKLARLHGGAEKPRIIALENGFHGRTMGSLAMTAKASMRAPFEPMPGGVEHIPATIEALEAAIDDRVAAVIVEPIQGEAGVVELPEGYLAAARSLTLKHGALLIVDEIQTGAGRTGAWFGFSHEGITPDAITLAKGIGGGFPIGALVTYGAASDLFTPGSHGSTFGGNPLATAVADAVLAEIENAGLVENAARRGEELRGIIEGIDSPLIDGVRGRGLLIGVGLAAPVAGAVVAAAQERGLIVNAANPETVRIAPALTIGDAELAEFRELFAAALADVSASLTTSGKAPA; encoded by the coding sequence ATGAGCAATTGGCAGGATGACGCAGCGAGCCATCTGGTCCTCAACGCAGGGCCCCGCCTGGCGATGCTCACACGAGGCGAGGGTTCGTACGTATGGGATGCAGACGGCAACCGCCTTCTCGACTTCCTCGCCGGCATCGCCGTGACCTCGCTCGGGCACGCGCACCCGGTGTTCGTCGAAGCCGTCTCGCGGCAGGCCGCGACGCTCGCGCACGTGTCGAACTACTTCGCCACGCCGCCGCAGCTCGCGCTCGCCGCTCGTCTCAAGCGTCTCGCCGGCGCCGGCATCGACGGGCGGGTGTTCTTCTCGAACTCGGGCGCTGAAGCCAACGAGGCCGCGTTCAAGCTCGCCCGTCTGCACGGCGGCGCCGAGAAGCCGCGCATCATCGCGCTCGAGAACGGCTTCCACGGCCGCACCATGGGCTCCCTCGCGATGACGGCGAAGGCGTCGATGCGCGCGCCGTTCGAGCCGATGCCCGGAGGGGTCGAGCACATTCCGGCGACCATCGAGGCGCTCGAGGCCGCGATCGACGATCGCGTCGCGGCCGTCATCGTCGAGCCGATCCAGGGCGAAGCCGGAGTGGTCGAGCTTCCGGAGGGCTACCTCGCCGCGGCGCGGTCGCTCACCCTAAAGCACGGCGCGCTCCTCATCGTCGACGAGATCCAGACGGGCGCCGGTCGCACCGGGGCGTGGTTCGGCTTCTCCCACGAGGGCATCACACCCGACGCGATCACCCTCGCCAAGGGCATCGGCGGAGGCTTCCCGATCGGCGCCCTCGTCACGTACGGCGCGGCGAGCGACCTGTTCACACCGGGCTCGCACGGCTCGACGTTCGGCGGCAACCCGCTGGCGACGGCCGTGGCGGACGCCGTGCTCGCCGAGATCGAGAACGCAGGACTCGTCGAGAACGCCGCGCGCCGCGGCGAAGAACTGCGCGGGATCATCGAAGGCATCGACTCGCCGCTGATCGACGGCGTCCGAGGCCGCGGACTTCTCATCGGCGTCGGTCTCGCAGCTCCGGTCGCGGGGGCTGTCGTGGCCGCCGCCCAGGAGCGGGGTCTCATCGTCAACGCCGCCAACCCCGAGACCGTGCGCATCGCGCCGGCCCTCACGATCGGCGACGCCGAGCTCGCCGAGTTCCGCGAGCTGTTCGCCGCCGCGCTCGCCGACGTGTCGGCATCCCTCACCACTTCCGGAAAGGCCCCCGCATGA
- a CDS encoding sensor histidine kinase, with the protein MRTETIWQGLMLPPGRFLISRWPWAGLLGVVITAVLGVVLVLPVVATIVILPLWGILFAMIERKRLRLIGHPARASGHVRVPREEKHNWLWIRLTEPTTWREVVALSIGIIMGLLAFALLLAQVIAVGLPFALAVTGLTRPGAEVNLFSDVTFAVGVDNWWHPLLCVPLILVVTAYVNASFTALHGGVISRLIAPRVAEIDRRVAQLTRSRAAIVSAHEDERRRIERDLHDGVQQELVGIAARLAMLELELRSGDADASRAALIAAQDQTERALVSLRSTVRGIHPTVLADHGLTEALRELAGRSTLVLRIRDDGFPRMRPDAEAAGYFLVAEALTNATKHSAASRLTVELGSQNDRAYIRATDDGHGGADPEQGTGLRGLAGRAEALGGALTVSSPLGGPTVVLMELPLIGSGEITHGGKRGGADEDSPRG; encoded by the coding sequence GTGCGCACCGAGACGATCTGGCAGGGGCTGATGCTGCCGCCCGGCCGTTTCCTGATCTCCCGATGGCCGTGGGCCGGACTGCTGGGCGTCGTCATCACCGCCGTGCTCGGCGTGGTGCTGGTGCTCCCTGTCGTCGCGACGATCGTGATCCTTCCGCTCTGGGGGATCCTCTTCGCGATGATCGAACGAAAGAGGCTGCGCCTGATCGGTCATCCGGCGCGCGCCAGCGGTCATGTCCGCGTGCCCAGGGAGGAGAAGCACAACTGGCTCTGGATCCGGCTCACCGAGCCCACGACCTGGCGCGAAGTCGTCGCGCTCTCGATAGGCATCATCATGGGGCTCCTGGCCTTCGCCCTCCTCCTCGCGCAGGTCATCGCAGTCGGGCTCCCCTTCGCATTGGCGGTCACAGGCCTCACACGCCCGGGCGCAGAAGTGAATCTGTTCTCCGACGTGACGTTCGCGGTCGGCGTGGACAATTGGTGGCATCCGCTGCTCTGCGTACCGCTCATCCTCGTCGTCACGGCGTACGTCAACGCGTCGTTCACGGCTCTGCACGGCGGTGTGATCAGCCGGCTCATCGCCCCGCGCGTCGCCGAGATCGATCGCCGTGTCGCGCAGCTCACCCGCTCGCGTGCCGCGATCGTCTCCGCCCACGAGGATGAGCGTCGGCGTATCGAGAGAGACCTGCACGACGGGGTCCAGCAAGAACTGGTCGGCATCGCCGCGCGCCTCGCGATGCTCGAGCTGGAACTCCGATCGGGAGACGCCGATGCGTCCCGGGCCGCGCTCATCGCGGCGCAGGACCAGACCGAGCGCGCACTCGTCTCGCTCCGATCCACGGTCAGAGGGATCCACCCGACCGTGCTCGCCGACCACGGGCTCACAGAAGCGCTCCGCGAGCTCGCGGGGCGCAGCACCCTCGTGCTGCGGATTCGCGACGACGGCTTTCCTCGAATGCGGCCCGACGCAGAGGCCGCGGGCTACTTTCTCGTCGCCGAAGCACTCACGAACGCGACGAAGCACTCGGCAGCTTCGAGGTTGACCGTCGAGCTCGGCTCCCAGAACGATCGGGCGTACATCCGGGCCACGGACGACGGGCACGGCGGCGCCGATCCCGAGCAGGGCACCGGACTGCGCGGGCTCGCAGGTCGCGCGGAGGCGCTGGGCGGTGCGCTCACCGTGTCCAGTCCCCTCGGAGGACCGACCGTGGTCCTGATGGAACTGCCGCTGATCGGGTCAGGAGAGATCACGCACGGCGGCAAGAGAGGAGGCGCCGATGAGGATTCTCCTCGCGGATGA
- a CDS encoding bifunctional hydroxymethylpyrimidine kinase/phosphomethylpyrimidine kinase, producing the protein MIADLSLYLVTDPALCGERGVVDTVRHAVDGGVRVVQLRDKQATDAEITAQLIELSRAIGGRSLLLVNDRLDAAIAAREAGARVDGVHLGQGDASVLRARSELGPDALIGLTANNRAHLDAALALPAGTVDYLGVGVIRPTKTKPDHPPALGVDGFRAFAAASPLPCVAIGGVGIDDTEALRDAGAAGLAVVSALCAAEDPAETAAAFVQRWRAAGVPRVLSIAGSDPSGGAGVQADLKSIAASGGYGMAVITALTAQNTQGVRAVHVPPIDFLREQLHAISDDIVIDAVKIGMLANAEVIRTVVEWLDAARPPIVVVDPVMVATSGDRLLDAEAEHALGALLARADVITPNLGELGVLVGRDIDGWDDALAAGAVLSTAIGARVLVKGGHLDGAEAPDALIGAGTTIEFTDARIETRNTHGTGCSLSSALATRLARGEAPDDAVAGSRAWLRESLREGEALMVGRGHGPINHFAGLWARGGLETRPSAEGIATDWWERISGIRSDIDGLPFIRALADGTLGREAFVFYLEQDALYLREYARVLAEASRLAPTSAEQAFWAHSAHGSIVGELELHASWLTPDAGVSAETFAAERAPATMAYLDHLRATAFTGDYAELIAAILPCFWLYDDLGRRLHAGEFGEYACDPQHPYASWLATYADPAFEQATVQAIAYVAEAAVSASPERRSRMHRAFEISAAHELAFFAAPL; encoded by the coding sequence GACAGATGCCGAGATCACGGCGCAGCTGATCGAACTGTCGCGGGCGATCGGCGGGCGATCGCTGCTGCTCGTCAACGACCGGCTCGACGCGGCGATCGCCGCCCGGGAAGCAGGCGCCAGGGTCGACGGCGTCCACCTCGGGCAGGGCGACGCGTCGGTGCTCCGTGCCCGATCGGAACTCGGCCCCGATGCGCTGATCGGTCTCACCGCGAACAACCGGGCTCATCTCGACGCCGCACTCGCCCTCCCCGCCGGAACCGTGGACTACCTGGGGGTGGGAGTCATCCGCCCGACGAAGACCAAGCCCGATCATCCTCCGGCTCTCGGCGTCGACGGCTTCCGTGCGTTCGCCGCCGCGAGTCCGCTGCCCTGCGTCGCGATCGGAGGTGTCGGCATCGACGACACCGAGGCGTTGCGGGACGCCGGTGCGGCAGGCCTCGCCGTCGTGTCCGCATTGTGTGCCGCAGAAGACCCCGCCGAGACGGCAGCAGCGTTCGTGCAGCGGTGGCGGGCGGCCGGAGTCCCTCGCGTGCTGAGCATCGCCGGCAGCGACCCGTCAGGCGGCGCCGGCGTGCAGGCCGATCTCAAGTCGATCGCAGCCTCCGGGGGATACGGCATGGCTGTGATCACGGCCCTCACCGCGCAGAACACGCAAGGCGTCCGCGCCGTGCATGTGCCGCCGATCGACTTCCTCCGGGAGCAGCTCCACGCGATCTCCGACGACATCGTGATCGACGCGGTGAAGATCGGGATGCTCGCGAACGCAGAGGTCATCCGAACTGTCGTCGAGTGGCTCGACGCGGCCCGTCCGCCCATCGTCGTCGTGGACCCGGTGATGGTCGCGACCAGCGGGGACCGGTTGCTGGATGCCGAGGCCGAACACGCCCTCGGCGCACTGCTCGCCCGCGCCGACGTCATCACCCCGAACCTCGGCGAACTCGGCGTGCTCGTGGGGCGCGACATCGACGGCTGGGACGACGCGCTCGCTGCGGGCGCGGTGCTGTCAACCGCGATCGGAGCGCGGGTGCTGGTGAAGGGCGGGCACCTCGACGGTGCGGAGGCACCGGATGCTCTCATCGGCGCCGGCACGACCATCGAGTTCACGGACGCGCGCATCGAGACCCGCAACACGCACGGAACCGGCTGCTCGCTGTCATCCGCGCTCGCGACCCGCCTCGCGAGGGGTGAGGCTCCTGACGACGCCGTCGCGGGATCGCGGGCCTGGTTGCGCGAATCGCTGCGAGAGGGCGAGGCGCTCATGGTCGGGCGCGGTCACGGGCCGATCAACCACTTCGCCGGGTTGTGGGCGCGGGGCGGACTCGAGACCAGACCGAGCGCCGAGGGCATCGCGACCGACTGGTGGGAGAGGATCTCCGGCATCCGCTCGGATATCGATGGGCTGCCGTTCATCCGGGCTCTCGCCGACGGCACGCTCGGACGCGAGGCCTTCGTCTTCTATCTGGAGCAGGATGCCCTGTACCTGCGCGAATACGCTCGGGTGCTCGCCGAGGCGTCGCGCCTCGCGCCCACCTCGGCCGAGCAGGCGTTCTGGGCGCACTCCGCCCACGGCTCGATCGTCGGCGAACTCGAGCTGCACGCGTCCTGGCTCACCCCCGACGCGGGCGTCAGCGCCGAGACCTTCGCGGCCGAGCGCGCACCGGCGACCATGGCGTACCTCGACCATCTGCGGGCGACCGCGTTCACCGGCGACTACGCCGAGCTGATCGCCGCGATCCTGCCGTGCTTCTGGCTGTACGACGATCTGGGCCGCCGCCTGCATGCGGGGGAGTTCGGCGAGTATGCCTGCGATCCGCAGCATCCGTACGCCTCGTGGCTCGCAACCTACGCCGACCCGGCATTCGAGCAGGCTACGGTCCAGGCGATCGCCTACGTCGCGGAGGCAGCGGTATCGGCCTCGCCCGAACGACGCAGTCGGATGCATCGGGCCTTCGAGATCTCCGCCGCGCACGAGCTCGCGTTCTTCGCCGCACCGCTCTGA
- the argB gene encoding acetylglutamate kinase, whose product MTDIQDTPAEIAAVKAETLIESLPWLKKFRDQIVVVKYGGNAMVSDELQEAFAQDIAYLRYVGVQPVVVHGGGPQISDMLGRLDIPSEFKGGYRVTTTEAISVVRMVLTGQVNPQLVSKINSHGPIATGLSGEDAGLFGGRRRGVVIEGEEVDLGRVGDVVEVDPTAVFDHLAAGRVPVISSIAPDLDHPGQSLNVNADAAAAALAVALGARKLVILTDVPGLYADWPNRDSLVSHLTAEALIEMLPSLESGMIPKMRACLDAVEGGVDAAAIIDGRVPHSVLVELFTSKGIGTEVVLESAGTKA is encoded by the coding sequence ATGACCGACATCCAGGACACGCCGGCCGAGATCGCCGCAGTCAAGGCCGAGACGCTCATCGAGTCGCTGCCGTGGCTCAAGAAGTTCCGAGATCAGATCGTCGTCGTCAAGTACGGCGGCAACGCGATGGTCTCGGACGAGCTGCAGGAGGCGTTCGCCCAGGACATCGCCTACCTGCGGTACGTGGGAGTGCAGCCCGTCGTCGTGCACGGCGGAGGCCCGCAGATCTCCGACATGCTGGGACGCCTCGACATCCCCAGCGAGTTCAAGGGCGGTTACCGCGTCACCACGACCGAGGCGATCAGCGTCGTCCGCATGGTGCTCACGGGGCAGGTCAATCCGCAGCTCGTGTCGAAGATCAACTCGCACGGCCCGATCGCGACCGGTCTGAGCGGAGAGGACGCCGGTCTGTTCGGCGGCCGCCGTCGTGGCGTCGTCATCGAAGGGGAAGAGGTCGATCTCGGGCGCGTCGGCGATGTGGTCGAGGTCGACCCCACCGCCGTGTTCGATCATCTGGCCGCAGGGAGGGTTCCGGTGATCTCCTCGATCGCGCCGGATCTCGACCACCCCGGCCAGTCGCTCAACGTGAACGCGGATGCCGCGGCTGCGGCCCTCGCGGTGGCACTCGGCGCCCGCAAGCTGGTCATCCTGACGGACGTACCCGGGCTCTACGCGGACTGGCCGAATCGCGACTCGCTCGTCTCGCACCTCACGGCGGAGGCCCTCATCGAGATGCTCCCGAGCCTGGAGTCCGGCATGATCCCGAAGATGCGAGCCTGCCTCGACGCTGTCGAGGGCGGCGTCGACGCCGCGGCGATCATCGACGGACGCGTGCCGCACTCGGTGCTCGTCGAGCTCTTCACCAGCAAGGGAATCGGAACAGAAGTGGTCTTGGAAAGCGCAGGGACGAAAGCATGA
- a CDS encoding ABC transporter ATP-binding protein — MTTPTPATAVPLLRAKGISKGYAVGRGPAANVLRDVDLHVARGEMVSIVGPSGSGKSTLMYCLAGLERADAGEIELDSTRIERMPQRRLAKLRRDRIGFVFQSYNLIPSLSAAENVALPARLARRRSPDTAAALTAVGLSGHGSKRPGQLSGGQQQRVAIARVLAAQPEIVFADEPTGALDTATGAQVLDLLRAHASGRNGVILVTHDLEAAARADRTVVLRDGAVVTELLRPSAGDILGALQSPVRTGAAA; from the coding sequence ATGACTACTCCCACACCTGCGACTGCGGTTCCCCTGCTCAGAGCGAAGGGGATATCGAAGGGCTACGCCGTCGGCCGTGGTCCGGCGGCGAACGTGCTGCGTGACGTCGATCTCCACGTCGCGCGAGGCGAGATGGTGAGCATCGTCGGGCCGAGCGGATCGGGCAAATCGACGTTGATGTACTGCCTGGCGGGACTCGAACGAGCGGATGCCGGCGAGATCGAGTTGGACAGCACACGCATCGAACGGATGCCTCAGCGACGACTCGCCAAACTCCGGCGCGATCGGATCGGATTCGTGTTCCAGAGCTACAACCTGATCCCGTCGCTGTCCGCTGCGGAGAACGTCGCGCTGCCGGCGCGTCTGGCACGTCGCCGATCGCCCGACACCGCGGCAGCGCTGACCGCTGTCGGGCTGTCAGGACACGGGAGCAAGCGCCCCGGCCAGCTTTCGGGCGGGCAACAGCAGCGCGTCGCGATCGCACGAGTACTGGCCGCGCAGCCGGAGATCGTCTTCGCAGACGAGCCCACAGGGGCGCTCGACACGGCCACGGGGGCGCAGGTGCTGGATCTTCTGCGCGCACACGCTTCCGGACGGAACGGCGTGATACTCGTCACCCACGACCTGGAGGCGGCTGCTCGGGCCGACCGTACCGTGGTCCTCAGAGACGGCGCCGTGGTGACGGAGCTTCTGCGTCCTTCCGCCGGGGACATCCTCGGCGCGCTGCAGTCGCCCGTTCGCACAGGAGCGGCCGCGTGA
- the argC gene encoding N-acetyl-gamma-glutamyl-phosphate reductase, with product MTYTVAVSGASGYAGGEILRLLAAHPDIEIRTVTAHSNAGQPLIQHQPHLRSLAHLTLQDTTPEVLAGHDIVFLALPHGQSGQYTDALGAVPLVIDAGADHRLTSKDSWDSFYGGEFHEPWAYGVPELPVNGTKQRENLVGATRIAAPGCNASTVSLSLAPGVASGVIDPGDIVSVLAVGPSGAGKSLKTNLLGSEILGTANPYAVGGTHRHIPEIRQALAAASGPSTGSGTQIEPSIRISFTPVLVPMSRGILATSTARIVEGVTDAQIREAWESAYAGETFVQLLPEGQFPRTADVLGANTALIGLAIDRAANRVTVVTAVDNLVKGTAGAAIQSMNIALGLPEDRALSVNGVAP from the coding sequence ATGACGTACACGGTCGCCGTTTCCGGCGCATCCGGCTATGCGGGTGGCGAGATCCTCCGTCTCCTGGCCGCACATCCCGACATCGAGATCCGCACCGTCACGGCGCACTCGAACGCCGGCCAGCCGCTGATCCAGCACCAGCCGCACCTGCGCTCTCTCGCGCACCTCACCCTGCAGGACACGACGCCAGAGGTCCTCGCCGGGCATGACATCGTGTTCCTCGCGCTGCCGCACGGGCAATCCGGCCAGTACACCGATGCCCTCGGCGCGGTCCCGCTGGTGATCGACGCGGGCGCCGACCACCGGCTCACCTCGAAGGACTCCTGGGACTCCTTCTACGGCGGGGAATTCCACGAGCCGTGGGCGTACGGAGTTCCGGAACTTCCCGTGAACGGGACGAAGCAGCGCGAGAACCTCGTGGGAGCGACGCGCATCGCGGCTCCCGGGTGCAACGCCTCGACGGTGAGCCTCAGTCTCGCCCCCGGCGTCGCCTCCGGCGTGATCGATCCTGGTGACATCGTCTCGGTTCTCGCGGTGGGGCCCTCCGGCGCGGGCAAGAGCCTGAAGACGAACCTCCTCGGCAGTGAGATCCTCGGCACGGCGAATCCGTACGCGGTGGGCGGCACGCACCGCCACATCCCCGAGATCCGGCAGGCGCTCGCCGCGGCGTCAGGCCCTTCGACAGGCTCAGGGACCCAGATCGAGCCGAGCATCCGCATCTCCTTCACCCCGGTCCTCGTGCCGATGTCGCGGGGCATCCTCGCCACCTCGACGGCGCGGATCGTCGAGGGCGTCACCGATGCGCAGATCCGCGAGGCGTGGGAGAGCGCGTACGCCGGAGAAACCTTCGTGCAGCTGCTCCCCGAGGGCCAGTTCCCGCGCACCGCCGACGTACTCGGCGCGAACACCGCGCTCATCGGTCTTGCGATCGACCGTGCCGCGAACCGTGTCACGGTCGTCACCGCGGTCGACAACCTCGTCAAGGGCACCGCCGGTGCCGCCATCCAATCCATGAACATCGCGCTCGGCCTACCCGAAGACCGCGCGCTCTCCGTGAACGGAGTCGCACCGTGA
- the argJ gene encoding bifunctional glutamate N-acetyltransferase/amino-acid acetyltransferase ArgJ, whose amino-acid sequence MSVTAPAGFEAAGVAAGLKTTGKPDVAVVVNRGPRKVGAAVFTSNRAKANPIIWSQQAVADRVVEAVVLNSGGANCFTGAFGFQTTHQTAEKAAELLGISAGDVLVCSTGLIGVGDEIFRAKVLTGTEQAIAELSSDGGESAAQAIMTTDTVAKTAVVSRDGWTIGGMAKGAGMLAPGLATMLVVITTDAVLEPLEADSALRTATGQTFDRLDSDGCMSTNDQVTLLANGASGVVPDLDDFAAALSGLCQELAVKLQGDAEGASHDITIEVQHAASEQEAVEVGRSVARNNLFKAAIFGNDPNWGRVLAAIGTTAAQFDPYDVDVWMNGVRVCSEGGPDRPREEVDLTPRATHLVIDLKVGEATASILTNDLTHDYVHENSAYAS is encoded by the coding sequence GTGAGTGTCACCGCCCCTGCAGGATTCGAGGCGGCCGGTGTCGCCGCCGGTCTCAAAACCACAGGCAAACCCGATGTCGCGGTCGTGGTGAACCGGGGCCCGCGCAAGGTCGGTGCCGCCGTCTTCACGAGCAACCGTGCCAAGGCCAACCCGATCATCTGGTCGCAGCAGGCCGTCGCCGACCGTGTGGTCGAGGCCGTCGTGCTGAACTCCGGGGGAGCGAACTGCTTCACCGGCGCCTTCGGGTTCCAGACCACGCACCAGACCGCCGAAAAGGCCGCTGAACTGCTCGGCATCAGCGCCGGCGACGTGCTCGTCTGCTCGACGGGGCTCATCGGCGTCGGCGATGAGATCTTCCGCGCCAAGGTCCTCACCGGCACGGAGCAGGCGATCGCCGAGCTCTCGTCCGACGGAGGCGAGAGCGCAGCACAGGCGATCATGACCACCGACACCGTCGCGAAGACCGCGGTGGTCAGCCGCGACGGCTGGACGATCGGCGGCATGGCGAAGGGAGCAGGCATGCTCGCCCCCGGGCTCGCGACCATGCTCGTCGTCATCACGACGGATGCCGTGCTCGAGCCGCTCGAGGCCGACTCCGCCCTCCGGACGGCCACTGGGCAGACATTCGACCGCCTCGACTCGGACGGCTGCATGTCGACGAACGATCAGGTCACTCTGCTCGCCAACGGGGCGTCCGGGGTCGTTCCCGATCTCGACGACTTCGCAGCCGCGCTCTCCGGGTTGTGCCAGGAGCTCGCGGTCAAGCTGCAGGGCGACGCTGAAGGGGCGAGCCACGACATCACGATCGAGGTGCAGCACGCCGCCTCCGAGCAGGAGGCCGTCGAGGTCGGCCGCTCGGTCGCCCGCAACAACCTCTTCAAAGCAGCGATCTTCGGCAACGACCCGAACTGGGGTCGTGTCCTCGCGGCGATCGGCACGACCGCCGCGCAGTTCGATCCCTACGACGTGGACGTGTGGATGAACGGCGTCCGTGTCTGCAGCGAAGGCGGCCCCGACCGTCCGCGCGAAGAGGTCGATCTGACGCCGCGGGCGACTCACCTGGTCATCGATCTCAAGGTCGGCGAGGCCACGGCATCCATCCTCACCAACGACCTCACCCACGACTACGTGCACGAGAACAGTGCGTACGCATCATGA